Genomic DNA from Deltaproteobacteria bacterium HGW-Deltaproteobacteria-2:
GTGATGGCAATATTAGCGGTCGTGGCGCTGCTGAACATGATCCATCGCTGGTATTTGCTGGTCATTAAAAAAGAGGGATTGGCGCCGCGCTCTCCGGACGGCAAAGTGATGTATCCGAACGTTGCCGGCGAGACATGCGATGCAAATGAGTTACATTTGTAATTTATTTTTCTCCGCTGACATACGTTTGATTTAAAAAAGTGTAAAGGAAATAATTCCATGAGAAGATTAGTCAACATTCCCTTAATTGTTTTGATGTTGCTCCTATGGAGCGGTTGCGTTTTTAGCCAGGACAATCTTCAGTTTATAAACCTGGGTAATTATCGTCTGGAGAATGGCCAGATTATCCGTAACTGTCGCCTAGCCTATCGCACCTTTGGCGTTTTGAATACAGATAAATCCAACGTCGTTCTGTTTCCCACCTGGCTTGCCGGAACGACAAAAGATTTGGTCGATCTGGAATTAATCGGACCGGGAAAATTGGCTGACAGCTCAAAGTACTTTATTGTGGCAGTCGATGCTTTTGGTAGCGGCGTATCCTCTTCGCCGTCCAACAGCAAGCGTCAGCCTGATCAGTCCTTTCCGCCATTTTCCATTAAAGATATGGTGAATGTCCAGCATCTTCTTCTAGCCAAATATCTGCATTTAACTCGTATTCATGGCGTAATCGGTATGTCTATGGGCGCAATGATGGCCTATCAATGGATGATTTCCTATCCCGACTTCATGAATAAGGTTGTTGCTGTTGTTGGGTCGCCTCGGTTGACTTCGTATGATCTTCTTCTTTGGCAAACAGAACTTAATGTCATCAATAATGCTTGCGCGAGAAAATCAAAAAAGGAAAATACAGGCATGAAAACAGTAGCGGGAGTTCATAATCTGCATTCAAGAACACCTCATTACATTACGGCCAATACACCGCCTGAATACTTTCCTCAATTTTTGGCCGAAGCGGAAAAGAGCATCATGAAGTTTAACGCCTATGATTGGGCGTGGCAATTAAAGGCTATCATGGGTCATGATATTTATCGTTCGTTCGAAGGGGAAATTGAGCCCGCCGCAAAAACTATACGGGCAAAAGCACTCATTGTCTGGGCCGGGCAGGATCTTACGGTCAATTCGGAACCAGCCCGGACGCTGGCCAGGTATTTGAATGCCGACACCCTGGAATTGCAAGGCGATTGCGGTCATTTGTCTTTTCTTTGTGAGAACGAGGTATTGCGTGATAAGGTCAATCAATTTTTGAATGATTGACCGATCATTTTAATTGACATACACGATCACCCATCGTATTATTTTAACTGTGCAGCGGAGAGGTTCAGGGAACATTTGGAATAAAAAATAATAAAGGTGGGAGAAAATGATTCAAGATCGTCTTGATAAAATTGAAGAGAAACTGAAGCAGAGCAATGCGGTTAAAGAAAACGATAAAGCTGAATTGTTGAACCTCCTGAAGACTCTGAGAACGGAAATTGCCGACCTTTCCCAAACTCACCATGAGCAGGCGGAAAGCGTTGTAAGATTTGCCGAATTATCCGCCCATGAAGCCACGCGCAGCGAAAAGAGTTCGGACCTCATTAATTTGTCGATTGAAGGTTTGACTTCATCGGTTCAGGGTTTCGAAGTATCTCATCCAAGACTGGTGGAGATTATCAATACTTTTTGCACAATGCTTGCTAAGCTTGGAATATAGATCCTCTGTTTTGGATGCCTGTCCCATTGATTTATTTACTTCTGAAGTTGATTATCGCTCTGATCAAAAATGCAACAACGAAATGTATGGAAATTGGTAAGTTGAATCCCAATGTATGGGGATAAAGCTTGAGACAACATACGTAGCAGGGGAAAGGCAGCGAGATATGATGGTTATCGGTATCAATGGAAGCCCGAGAAAAAACGGGAATACAGCGACTCTGCTGACAAAAGCACTGGAAGGTGCGGCGTCACAAGGGGCTGACACCGAACTGGTGCATCTGTACGATCTTTCTTTTAAGGGATGCAGCAGTTGCTTTGCGTGTAAGCTCACTGGTGTATCGCACACCGGAATATGTGCTCAGAAAGACGACTTGAGTCCGATACTCAAAAAGATTGTGAACAAAGCTGATGCTCTTATCCTGGGGACACCGATATATTTCGGATCGATGACCGGTGAAATGCGTTCATTCATAGAAAGACTTCTGTTCGCTCCCCTCGTATATAGCATGCCGCCCAGGTCTGTATTGCCGCGAAAAATCAATACGGGGATTCTCTACACTATGAACATTACCGAGGAAATGTGCGAAGAACAAGGTTTGAGAACAATGTTCCAATCTACGGAGAAATCGTTTCGCATGATCTTTGGTGGGACGGTTGAAACCTTTTGCTGCTATGACACCTGTCAGTTTCCCGACTATTCTAAAGTCGTTATGGAGTATATGGATCCGGTACAGAAAGCGAAACGGCATGAGCAGGAGTTTCCGAATGACTGTCGGAAAGCATTCGAGTTCGGTTGCCGGATTACCGGTAAATCACGCTATATTTAGTGAGTTCCAAGCCTAATACCCTGAATAACCTTAAGGTCACTATAGGGGTGCCATGGCGCTACCTGGATACGCGATGTAACTGCGTCGGAATTGATAAGTTGAATCATGATATATCGAGACAAACCGGAAAATAATATACAAAAATAATATACATGGTTGACATAAAAGACCGATATCCCTATACTGTCCTCACAAGAAGATGGTTTTTATATACTTCTGCGGCAGTTGTAAAGATGCGTTAATGCAGAAATAATCGTAATCATAAATTATGACGGGGGAGGTCTTTATGTTGAAAATAGCTAAAATATGTTTTGTTATATCCGGATTTCTTCTTATTGCAGATTCCACTTTAATGATTCTGAATAAGCCGAATCCCCTTGGACTTCCGCTTCCCTGTCCCATAACACTCTCTATATTAGGTATAGGTTTGATTTTATTTTCACTAGCAAAAAAATAAGACTGAAGTGTATTCGAGATCACGGCGTTGCTATTGGTAAATCGATTTTAAGCGTGTCAAAACAAAGCGCAGTAGGATATACGTGGATAGGATCATGGTTCTTGTAACTCAACCATGAATAAATATTTTATAAAATAAAATTTATGATTCAAGAAAGGAGTTTTATGCGTAGATTTATTATTTGTGTTTTTATTTTTCTGTTGGCTGTTCCGGCATGGGCTGCCCAGCCACAAACTGAAGACCAGAAAGCCCTTTACGCGCTTGGAGCTGATCTGGCTAAAAAACTGTCTATTTTTAACCTGTCTGCCGAGGAGTTTGACTTTGTCAAGCAGGGTATGAGCGATGCAGCTGCCGGTAAAAAGTTAGATGCAGAACCGGAAGCCTATCAGCAAAGCATTGGTATTTTGTTTCAAACAAGAATGCTGGCCGCCGCGCAAAAGCAAAAAGAATTGTCCAAACCTTTTTTAGAGAAAGCAGCCAAGGAAAAAGACGCGCAGAAGATGGCCTCAGGTCTTATTTACCAGCCAATTAAGGCCGGAACCGGCGCTCAACCCAAATCCTCAGACGTCGTCAAAGTTCATTACACAGGCACTTTTATTGACGGCAAGGAATTTGACAGCTCTGTTAAGCGTGGTCAACCTTTGGAATTCCAGTTGGGACAGGTTATCCCCTGCTGGACAGAAGGTCTCACGAAAATGAAAGTCGGCGGCAAGGCTAAATTAATATGTCCTTCGGATATCGCTTACGGCGATCAGGGTAGACCGCCTATAGTTCCCGGAGGATCAACACTGATCTTTGAAGTGGAACTGCTGGATACTAAACATACTCCCGCAGCAGCTTCAACTACCAAGAAACCATCAACGTCCAAGGCAAAAGCAAAGAAATAGTTCGTTTTAAAAATCATATGAACGTAAGAGCGGGCTGAAAACCCGCTCTTATTGACATATGAAGATGATTCTTCTATACTCACACCCCACGGACAAATTCTTTATTATCTGTATAATTTCAGAAGGATTAAGTTATTATGAAATATGAAAGTGTCGCGGATGTTCAGTCACGACTAATAAAGGCCGGATACATCCCCTCTAAAGAAATTGCTACAGTCGTTTTTCTGGCTGCGGCGACGCAAAAACCGGTTTTAGTTGAAGGGCCGGCCGGTGTCGGCAAGACAGAACTGGCCAAAGCCGTAGCCCGCTCTCTGGACCGGGAGCTTATTCGTCTCCAGTGTTATGAAGGATTGGATGAAGCCAAGGCTCTTTATGAATGGGAATATGCCAAACAGCTTCTTTATACCCAAATGGTTAAAGACCGGCTCAACGACATCATTTCTTCCGCTGCGACCCTAACTCAGGCAGTTGATCAGATAGCCGCTCAGGAAGACGCTTTTTTCTCTGACCGTTTCATTCAGTCCCGGCCGCTTCTGCAGGCCATCAGCTCGGAGAAACCAGTCGTGCTTCTTGTGGACGAAGTGGACAAATCCGATCCGGAATTCGAAGCGTTTCTGCTGGAGCTTTTAAGCGACTTTCAGGTTTCCATTCCCGAACTGGGCACCCGCAAGGCCATTCAGATTCCTTTTGTACTTTTGACATCCAACAACTACCGCGATATGAGCGATGCGCTGAAACGCCGCTGTGTTCATCTTTACATCGATTATCCCGCACGGGACGCGGAGATTTCCATTGTCCGGCTCAAAATTCCGGGAATCGAGGAAAAACTCTGTAACTCATTGGTTGACGCGATCCGTAAAATTCGCACACTGAATTTGAAAAAAAGTCCCAGCATTTCCGAGACGATTGACTGGGCGCAATCGCTAATCGCTCTGCAGATCAACGAACTGACGCCGGAGGTTGTTTCGGAGACACTCAATATAATTTGCAAATACCAGATTGACATGGAAAAAGTTCGTAAAAATATAAATCGTATTTTGCAGTAGATTAAAAATGTATGGTCAAACTCATTCAACAATTTGTGTCCTGCTGTCGTGCGGCGGGAATGCGTGTATCAACTTCGGAAGTCCTCGACAGTCTCAACCAGATGAAATTGATTAATCCGACCGATGAGTCGCAATTCCGGTCTCTGCTTCGCGCCAATTTTGCCAAAAGTATGCGCGACGTGCAGCACTTCGACCGCCTCTATCATCTCTTCTTTCATGAAATGCGCATGGATACTGCCGATATTAAACAGGCGGCCTCTTATTCCGAGCAAATAAAAAAAGCCGCGGAAATTCTCAAACAAATGCCGCATGATGATACTGTTTACGACGCCGTCGTGGACTTTATGCAGGGCAATCCCATGGCACTTCTCAAGGAAATGCGCCGGATTCAAACGGAAGAAGAAGTGACCATGTTGCGCTTTAACCTGGGGCCTTTGGGCAATCGCCTCAACGTGATGATCCAGATTAATAAAGCTGCATCCGCCGCTAAAGATCTGGTAGAGGACAACTACGCGAAAACTGATTCAGTCGCCGGGCGCGAACTTGCCGCCTATTTCGAAGAACGCGTGGCTGCCGCCCGCTCCATTCTTGCCTATGAACCACATCCGGGAGATTCCGGCACCAGAACAACCAAAACGGAAGAACAAAAACTCAAAGGGCTGGGCGAAAAATCATTTTCTTCTTTTACCCGCGAGGAATTGGAAGAAATGCGTGAAGCAATTGATAAGCTGGTCCGCAAATTAAAAAACATTGTCAGCCGCCGGTATGCTGTCCGCAACAGAGGAAGTATAGATGTCAAAAAAACTCTGCGCGCTTCGGCCAAATACAATGGCGTTCCGGTGGAGATCAAATACCGACGCAGGGCAAAACGCAAAAGCCGAATTGTCACATTGTGCGATGTATCCGGTTCAGTTTGGGCGGCAGCGCGTTTCATGCTTAATCTGCTTTACTCCTTGCAGGATTGCTTTGACAAAGTTAACAGCTTTGTCTTTATTGATCAGTTATCGGACGTAACTTCCATATTCGAAGAAAATGAAATTAACGAGGCGATTCGTCTGGTGCTGGAGAAATCTGATGTGAATTACAACGCATCAACCGATTACGGCGAAACTTTTCGCAATTTCAAGAAGGATCATATGGATCTTCTGACCAAGAAGACAACGCTGATAATTGTCGGTGATGGGCGCACCAATTATATGAATCCCGAAGACGCGATTCTCGGCCAGATGCGGGAGAAATGTCGTAGAGTTATCTGGCTCAATCCAGAGCAGGAAAATCTCTGGGGCTCCGGTGACAGCGAAATCAGGTCTTATACGCCTCACTGTCATGAGGTGCGCCAGTGCCGCAACGTCAATCAATTATTTACTTTCATCGAGGAGCTGGTTTTATAAAATGAATACTATCGCATCAGAAAAATCTTACAGTTGGATATCTCGCTTTGCCATCGAACACAT
This window encodes:
- a CDS encoding flavodoxin; this encodes MMVIGINGSPRKNGNTATLLTKALEGAASQGADTELVHLYDLSFKGCSSCFACKLTGVSHTGICAQKDDLSPILKKIVNKADALILGTPIYFGSMTGEMRSFIERLLFAPLVYSMPPRSVLPRKINTGILYTMNITEEMCEEQGLRTMFQSTEKSFRMIFGGTVETFCCYDTCQFPDYSKVVMEYMDPVQKAKRHEQEFPNDCRKAFEFGCRITGKSRYI
- a CDS encoding peptidylprolyl isomerase; protein product: MRRFIICVFIFLLAVPAWAAQPQTEDQKALYALGADLAKKLSIFNLSAEEFDFVKQGMSDAAAGKKLDAEPEAYQQSIGILFQTRMLAAAQKQKELSKPFLEKAAKEKDAQKMASGLIYQPIKAGTGAQPKSSDVVKVHYTGTFIDGKEFDSSVKRGQPLEFQLGQVIPCWTEGLTKMKVGGKAKLICPSDIAYGDQGRPPIVPGGSTLIFEVELLDTKHTPAAASTTKKPSTSKAKAKK
- a CDS encoding ATPase codes for the protein MKYESVADVQSRLIKAGYIPSKEIATVVFLAAATQKPVLVEGPAGVGKTELAKAVARSLDRELIRLQCYEGLDEAKALYEWEYAKQLLYTQMVKDRLNDIISSAATLTQAVDQIAAQEDAFFSDRFIQSRPLLQAISSEKPVVLLVDEVDKSDPEFEAFLLELLSDFQVSIPELGTRKAIQIPFVLLTSNNYRDMSDALKRRCVHLYIDYPARDAEISIVRLKIPGIEEKLCNSLVDAIRKIRTLNLKKSPSISETIDWAQSLIALQINELTPEVVSETLNIICKYQIDMEKVRKNINRILQ